CCGCTCCAGTGCTTCCATCTGGGCCTGTCGGCCCTATTGAGCCGGTGGGACCCTGTTCTCCCGTGGGGCCTGCTGCTCCGGTATCACCAGTTGGCCCAGTATCACCACTTGCTCCCACAGGACCTGTAGCACCGGTGTCTCCCCGTTCGCCTTGAATACCCTGTAAGCCTTGTGCCCCGAAAGGTCCCTGTGGGCCAGTGGGTCCTGTTGGTCCGGTGTCTCCCGCTGGGCCGGTGTCTCCCGCTGGGCCGGTCGGTCCGATTTCTCCCGCGGGCCCTGTAGGGCCTGTGTCTCCAGTCTCTCCGGACGGGCCGGTTTCTCCGGTCTCCCCAACCGGTCCAGTGGGACCCGTTGCGCCGGTGGGACCCGTTGCGCCTTCATCTGCCGCAGCTCCCGTGGGGCCTGTTGGTCCCGTGTCTCCCGCTGGGCCGGTTTCTCCCTCGGGGCCTGTCGGCCCGATTTCTCCTGCGGGCCCTGTGGGGCCGGTGTCTCCAGTCTCTCCGGGCGAGCCGGTTTCTCCGGTCTCCCCAGCCGGTCCAGTGGGACCCGTTGCGCCGGTGGGACCCGTTGCGCCTTCATCTGCCGCAGCTCCAGTGGGTCCTGTTGGTCCGGTGTCTCCCGCTGGGCCGGTTTCTCCCTCGGGGCCTGTCGGTCCGATTTCTCCTGCGGGCCCTGTGGGGCCGGTGTCTCCAGTCTCTCCGGGCGGGCCGGTTTCTCCGGTCTCCCCAGCCGGTCCAGTGGGACCCGTTGCGCCGGTGGGACCCGTTGCGCCTTCATCTGCCGCAGCTCCAGTGGGTCCTGTTGGTCCGGTGTCTCCCGCTGGGCCGGGTTCTCCCTCCGGGCCTGTCGGTCCGATTTCTCCCGTGGGTCCTGTGGGGCCTATTTCTCCAGTTTCTCCGGGCGGGCCTGTATCTCCGGTCTCCCCGGCCGGGCCGGTGGGACCCGTTGCGCCTTCATCTGCCGCCGCTCCCGTGGGACCTGTTGGCCCGGTTTCTCCCGTTGGACCGGGTTCTCCCTCCGGGCCTGTCGGTCCGATTTCTCCCGTGGGTCCTGTGGGGCCTGTTTCTCCAGTCTCCCCGGGCGGGCCTGTATCTCCGGTCTCCCCAGCCGGGCCGGTGGGACCCGTTGCGCCGGTGGGACCCGTTGCGCCTTCATCTGCCGCCGCTCCCGTGGGTCCCGTTGGTCCGGTTTCTCCAGTCTCCCCGGGCGGGCCTGTTTCTCCAGTCTCTCCGGGCGGGCCTGTATCTCCGGTCTCCCCAGCCGGGCCAGTGGGACCCGTTGCGCCGGTGGGACCCGTCGCACCTTCATCTGCCGCAGCTCCCGTGGGTCCTGTTGGTCCGATTTCTCCTGCGGGGCCTGTCGGCCCGGTTTCTCCCACGGGTCCTGTTGCTCCGGTGTCTCCCGCTTCTCCAGTTGGACCAGTAGGGCCGGTTGGGCCGGTCATGCTCGTTCCTCCCGCTGGTCCCGTTGGTCCGGTAGGACCCTCTTCTCCGGCCAATCCTGTGGGGCCAGTAGGCCCAGTAACTCCACCTGTTTCGCCTGCCGGTCCGGTGGGTCCGGCAGGACCTGTGGGGCCTTCTTCTCCGGTGGGGCCGGTCGGCCCCGTCTCTCCCTGGGTCAGGTCATCTTCAATAATCAGGAGCGCTGCTTTAACCGGAACATCTCCTGCATAAAAGACAGTGTCTGAGCTGACGTTAACCAGCGCCAGGGTCACTGGCGCAGTCTCTACCTCTATTATGCCAAAGCCAACGGCGATGCCGGTCTTTAGCGGTGTATCCCCAATAAGTAAATCGCCCTGAGATGTGGTCAAAGCAAACACAACTCCATTAATCGATTGTGTTGATTGATTTGCGGTCCACCAATAGACAGCAAATCTGCCCGGGCTGTTGAATTGAATTTCGCCAGTTATACCATTATAGCTGATATCACCCTCCTGAAATAATATACTGTCGAAAATCACATTGGCTGAAGTTTCAACGGAACCGCCGCTTAGGCGTTCCATTTGTAACGCTATATTACTCATTCTTTCACCCTATGTCATCTATGAAATTGTTTGTTCTAAGAAAGTGCTGATTGAATGGAATATGCCCACGGAATTCATCAGCTCTTCCCGATTACCTGTTATAGTATGTTTTGCTTCATAGATTTGACATAGTTCCGCACCAGTTCCCTGTGACAAAGCTTCTTTCATGATACGATCACTCTTATAGTGATAAAGCGGCCTTGAGACAATCATAGTGCGTTGATTGGCGTGGAATGCCCTTACTGTTTGTTTTTGCTGCAGGCACCTTTTATAAACAGCTCAAACTTTGATAGAATTTCGTCCATATCAGCGGATTCATCATCTAGTGCGAGACCATAAAACGGTGGCAGCGGAAGCCCCCTCTCCTCAAGTTCTTTTCTCAGTTCCTCAATGTAGACTCCTTCTCCTGCAACAAGCGCGTCATTGTAATTTAAAGCAACGGGACAACCACCCCAGTTTTCATCCCAACTGGTAAGGGTTACCCCGCAGGTAGGTGAGCCGTCGCAGCTAAGGATTGCTGCAGTCTCGTACCCTACCTGGACATAGGACTCTATATAGTCTGCAACTTGTACGGCCAACTCCCTGCAATGTTTTCGAAAGCCCACATTGTCATAAAGATTTTTTGTTGCCCACCAGCGCTGAATCCCCAAGTAAAGGGTTTCCGGACATTGCATTTGCATAATTCCAAGGTTGTGCCGATACAGGGTGTCAAATACTTCTTTGCATAGGCCCGGATATCTCGCAAGCCCCATGACCTTATTGTTGGTGTTCAATAAGCAGCTTGATACAAAAACTATTTTTTTACTTCTTTTGTCTTCCATTCTTTCGTTCATTTTCACTCCTCCTTCAGCATTCTTGTCTATTAGTTCTTCGATTAAGGCCACAGTATATTGATTTCAGTGGATTCTTTATTGTGTCTATGATACCATAAATATAATGCCATTGATTAAGGTTTTAGATTTAATATCGCACAATTCACTGTGTTGAAAGGTGCGTTTCAATAGAAACAAAGGAGGATGAGGATTTCGCATGGACATTGCACATTCTGATTTTCTATTTGCCTTTGGACTGACTGTCTTTGCAGGACTCTCTACAGGAATAGGAAGCTTACTGTCTCTGCTCACAAACAAAACCAACACCAAGTTTTTATCCATAGCCCTTGGCTTTTCGGCAGGGGTCATGATTTATGTTTCTATGATTGAAATATTTAAAAAAGCAAACGACGCTTTGAGCCTAGAGTTTGGGGTTAAGACTGGAACGATTGTAACAACTCTCAGCTTTTTCGGTGGAATGTTTCTCATTGCTCTGATTGATAAGATAATCCCTTCTAGTGAAAATCCACATGAGGCACATACCGTAGAGGAAATGGACGGAAACAGCGAGCATCACAGGAATCGACTAAAACGTATGGGCGTATTTACCGCTCTTGCCATTGGAATTCATAACTTTCCTGAAGGGCTGGCAACCTTTGCCGCTGCCCTTGCAGATCCCAATCTTGGAATTCCCATTGCTGCTGCAGTTGCGATTCATAACATTCCGGAAGGAATTGCCGTTGCTGTTCCTATATTCTACGCTACAGGCAGTCGAAAAAGAGCGTTTAAACTCTCCTTTCTTTCCGGCCTGTCCGAACCGGCAGGGGCACTCATCGGCTACCTCCTGCTCTTCCGGTATTTCAGTGACATAACCTTCGGCATCATTTTCGCAGCAGTAGCAGGAATCATGGTCTTTATCTCGCTGGATGAGCTCCTCCCTTCTGCAAGAGAGTATGGAGAGCATCATCTTTCCATGTATGGGCTAGTATTTGGCATGATTGTCATGGCAGCAAGTTTGATCTTGTTTCTGTAGTCAATAAAACGGACAGTTCGAAATGTCAAACTGTCCGTTTTTTATCACTTGTTCTTATTTAAGTTGAAGCTCAACATCAATTTTAAGTTGAAGCTCAACATCATTGAGAATAGCTAGGTTTATGGAAGATCCACGCTGATTACCAGTTCCGGCAGCGCAGAAGATGTTGATCCTGTGATTCTGATGGAAACTGTGCCAGTCAATTCCTCAAATTGATCTTTCGGAATGACCAGACGATATGCGTTGCTGGATTTCGGTGTCTGAACAGAACTGGTAATATTCGTTCCATCCAGATACACCTTATTTACCGAGTAGTAAGAATAGCTTGTGCTTGTATCGGTGAGGTTGATATGCAGGTTGCCATCGATCCACTCCGTCGTCTGAGGATAGACGGAGGATAATTTATCGTAGATCGTCAGGTTTCGGAATACGAGGGTCCGATAACCGTCTGCTGTAACCTTGATAACTTTTTCGGTTCCTGACGATAGATAGGCATTCTTCATCTTGTCTGCCGGAATGGTTAAGGTTCCTTCGTTTACCGTAAGCTTATCTTTACCAAAGGTTGTGCCAGACGTAACGGAAGATCCGATGGTGATTCCTGTAACTGCTAGAGCCCATTCGCTGTCTCCTGAAGTCACTGTAAGCACAGCCTCCTTCCCAATTTCTGACGGTAGAGACGCTGTAGGTGGCTGAGCCTTATCTGTGAATAGGATGGTCTTATTCGCATAGTTATCCGCATACAAGGTAGCCTCGGTTTCTGCTTGGGGTAGTCCACCGGGGATCGTTGCAAAATAGTTATACCCGGAGGTGGTAACGGTGAAGTCTGTTCCTCTTGTCAAGGTCTGATTTCCCATCTTGATCTTTGTCAATGCTCCTGCATATCCGGAATTTGCAAGTTGCACATTCGTCTCCAACTCACCGTCAGCAGAGAGGAGCTCATACGCAACTCCAGAAGGCGGAACACTTAGGATCTTAACCGTCAGCATCGCCTTGCGGTATCCCGGTGCAGACAGCTTAAGCGTATAATTATCCTGATAGAGATAACCGGAAATGCTTAGTGTGATTTCTCCGCTCTTGCTTTTGTCAGCGACTGAAACCGTGGTAGCGGTGCCGGAGCTTCTGAGTAACTCCGCTCCCGTTACGGCTTCTCTCCAGGAAGCATCTTCATCAAAGAATACGGTAATGCTCTTTTTCTCTGTGTCATATTGACCCTCCACCCGCAGGCTTGGCGGCTCTGCAACGTCAGTAACGAGATTCAATATCGTATCAGCGTATCCATCGGCGGTAATCAGTAGATGATATGCTCTTGTCTCAGGGAAGCAGGATGCGGACAAGGCAAAGGAAGTGGTGCCTTTCGTAATCTGGTCTGCTGCCACAGCCTGGCCATCCAGGAATACAGAAACCTTACTGATATAACTGTTGCTGCTTCCCGCTACGACAACGCTCACACTGCCATCCGGCTGCAGTTCATAGGAAACCACGCCCGGTACCGGCGCAACAATTTCAACAGGCAGTTTCAGCGGTTGATAGCCGCTGGCTGTTATCATTAACGTGTAATTCCCCACCGTCTGATAGCTGGTAGGCCCCAATGTCAATTTCCCCGGTTCCGCTGTCATTTTACTCGTCATGTTGGTATCGGAATTTGAAGAGTTTCTCAGAACCACCGTCTGAATTGCCGCCCTCCAATCTGGATCATCCGGAAAGTTTAATAGGATAGTCCCACCGCTGTTCAAGATTCTGTTTTCTGTAACGGCTGCTTCCGGAGCTGCCTTTCTCTTCACATGAGTCTCGGGAATACTGATGGTGGCCGTCAAGTCCGAATAATTCTTTGTAAGAATCTTTATGGGTACCGTTGTTCCAGCATCAAAATATTCCGATGGTATTGTCATCGCATATGTGGGATAACTTTTTATCAGCTCAAAGGTGCTCCCTGGGAAACTAATCCCATTAATGACCACCGTCTGGATATTATCGGAAGAAATATAGGACGAGTCAGCAGAAACCACGACAGCACCGTCTGCTTCCCGGTAGACAACACTTGCAGCCGCAGGCATTGCAGTTACACGCTTCACCTGAATACGCAGCTCCTGATAATCATTGGATCGAATGACGATGGTATGACTGCCTGCAGCGTTCCAGTACGCCATACTACCGCCGTCAATTGTCACTGTCTTCCCAGCATCATCATAAGCAATACTTGACGGCAGAGAAATTTGATTTACTGTGCCGGTGGAATCGTTGATATAGAGAATCTTTCGAATTCCATCAAACCAGTCCTTCAGTTCAGAACCATCCTTTGCCTTCAGTACAACTGGCGTTCCCTTTACTGATCCTCCCTCCGTTGTTGTTCCTCCCACCTGAATTTTTTCTCCAACGGCAGTGAGTTCTGGTACAGTTTTCTTCCCCTGGGCGTTGACGGTAAAGAAATACATAAGATCGTTATAGCCTCGCTTCGTAAGGTGAAGCTCATGAATTCCTTCTGTCAGCTGATCGGTATAAACCTGGAGAGTCTTGCCGGAATTCAGATATTCATAGTACGCGGTATGAATTGCTGTGCTGATATTCTCCTTGGGCAGCGGCTTTCCGTCGATATAGAGGCCATCGTATTTACCCGAGAAGCCAGAGCCTACAGCATCAACCCGCAGCACATCGCCCTGCTTTACAATACTGTCTGCAGTAAGGGGATCGTCGTTGTTGTCTGCATTTACGCCCCGGAAGGTTACGATCCAGGGATAGCGTTCCTGATTCCCGTCAAGGTTGATGGTAAATTCCGCGTCCTGATATCCGTGGGCCATGAAGGTCAGTTTATTTTCACCTAGGCGGAATTTCTGGCTGAGCCGGATGAGGAGCTGTGTCTTATCCGGTGCATCCTGTCCTTTCAGGAAACTCGTATCACCGTTGTGGTCGCTATAACTTCCCAGCTCCATATTCCCCTGAAGAAGACCTGATTCATTTACTTTGATCCCATAGACCGCATTGGCCCAGTCAGAATCATTCTCGAAATTGAGTTTCATCATTCTCCCAAGGTTCTCTTCATGGTCGCTGAATTCTCTGTCAATACTCAGCAAAGGAGGCTCCATTCCAGTCTTACTGCTGATGAGGGTTCTTTTCCCAAAATCTCCGTTGTCCAGCAGAAACTTAACCTTATAAGGCGGTACTGTGCTGTCCTCTTTGGAACTCTGCTCCGCAAATTCTTTCCAGCTGAATTTTTCCTGATCTGAAGCAGCATTCACAGCTTCCTCATAGGAAAAATCGTAGGTTGTCTTGTCATCTGCTGTATAGCGCACTACATTTTTCGTGAGTGGGTTGGTTTCTGTACCGTTGGTCCCCAGAACAGGAATGCGGTATCCTGTCTCCCAGATTGAAAGAATCCGGTCTACCATCTCGTTTTGTATGCCGTAAGCCTTCAAGATCTTGCTGTCTGCAATCAAGCCGAGGTCAACGCCCGTCTCAATATTGACAGGCTTATTGTCATAGGGATTATACGTCGCCTGTGACACTGCGTCTATGGTTGCAGTACTGATGGCATCAGGGGTTGCCTTATTGTTCTCTGTTAAATAGAGATCCCAAAGGTTCATTTTTGTTTCCCCGTAGATTTGTAGAGATGCTGCGGATACAGGGCTTAAATTTGCCGATATGAGCAGCACTGCAGTGAGTATTGATGCAATTATTTTTCTCACCTGTGGTCTCCTTTCCTACTGTTTTACAGACGCGCCGATGTCGTTTAACTGAATCAGCATGTATTCTTTATCCTTTACCAACTTCAAAATTTGTGTCGTTCCATTATCCGGCAGCAACATTTTTACTACTAGCAGCTTGCCGTCTGCGGAATTCATAACGACGCTCACATCTTCTGTTCCGCTTAATTTCATGCCATTGATATAGTAGTCATATTCTGCAGGATTTTTAGCTTTCATTTCTTTTAAGTTCAGTGCGACGGTGGCATAGCTGGCAAAGTCCACCTTGACGATTCCTGTGGTTCGCAGATCCACCCAGTCTTTCGCCGTGGGAGTCTCGGCAGGCTCATTTCCTCCCGGTTCATTTCCTCCTGGCTCATTTCCTCCCGGTTCATTTCCTCCTGGCTCGTTTCCGCCGGGCTCATTTCCGCCGGGATCGTTTCCTCCCGGCTCATTTCCTCCCGCATTCGTACTTCCGCCGCCTGACCCGCTCTTTTTCTCCGTCACAATACCCATACCGCTCTTATCAATAACGGCAGTTTTACCGGCCTCAACAGAGATACCTCCTGCACGAACTCCACTGACGTCCGCTGCTGCGGTGACCTTTGTTCCCGGTGTATTGACAGAAAGATTATCCGCTTTGGCCGCAACGTTCTCCACCTGTCCTTTTCCGCTCAGTTCGGTGTTCTTTGCAGAAACGATTACCGAATTGACAGCAGCTCCGGACTCCACGGTAATTTTGGTCCCCACTGCCGCCGGCACCACTTCAAGAGTTGTGACCTTACCCGATTGAATGATGATCGCCGCCTGATCAAAAACGGTCAGGTTAGCAATATCCGCGCCAAGAATCACCTGGTTAATAACAAGAACGTTTTGAAGGCCGGTCTCTTCATCCGCCAAAATCCTGACTGCATTGTTCCGGTTGTTGATGATCACATCTCCCTTGACCTTTGAGGAAACCAGCTTTACGGTATCCTTGCCGCCTCCCCTGATCACGAGACGCCCTTCTACGGTAACATGATCCAGCATAATATTGCCGGTACCAACACCATCGCTAAGAATCAGATCTCCTGATATGACGGAATTTTTCAAAGTTGCTCCCGGAGCAGAAATTACAAGATTTCCGGCATAGTTTCCGGTATGCTCTCCCGATTCTGACAAATGGGTTCCCGTTATATTTGACATGAGCTGTGCAAATTCAGCTCTTGTAATCTCATCATTTGGCCGGAGCATTGCTCCGGAGCCTTTTATGTAACCGCTCTCCGCAAGAGAAGCAATGCTTTCACTTGCCCACTGTGAAATTGCTGGCCGATCTGTAAATCCCTTTAGGAATTCTGCACTGCCGCTGTTCTTCAGTTCCAAAATACGGCTAATTACCGTAAAAGCCTCTTGCCTTGATATGTTGCGTTCTGGGTAGAGCTTGTCCCCTTCACCCTGAAAGGCACCCATTTGTACTGCTTTTGCCATATCCCCTGAATACCACTTGGATCCAGGCACATCGGAATACATGCTGACGTCTCCTTTAGATGAAGCTCCGAAGATTCTGCCTACAATTGCTGCCATTTCCGCCCGTGTCAATGCACGGTCAGGATAGACCCTGCCATTATATGGGGTGAGCCAACGCTCCTCAACTGCCTGTTCCACTGCTGCCTTTGCCCAGTTGGAAGGCATATCTTCAATTTGCTGATTTGCGGCCGATACACCTTGTGCACACAAAACCAGAAAAAACGACGCAGCTATTGCGATTCGCTTCAATCGTTTCATAAGTTCCTCCTTTTAATAGTTAGTTTATGCTAACCTTGCTCCAAAAAATAAAATCCACATTCGTAGATTTCGAGTTAGCTAAAGCTAACTATATCGTATCGCCTCTAACCTGTCAATAGTAAAAAAGGTGGCTTCGCCACTCTGGTAATGTAATTTCTCATTAGGTAAAAAGGCGGTGAAGACTCACCGCCAAGTTATATTTCGTTTTTATGCTGTATTTGAAAACCAATTCTACGAAGGAATTGATTTTTCTTGCCTTATTTGCAGACGATTCTTACATTGGGGAAATTGGTAACAAACACCAAGGTAGCATAGCAAAGATCGAATTCAACGATATCTCCCACTTTGTATTCCCGCTGGGCATCCTCAACATCAAGAATCAAGTGGTCACTGCTGGCGCCCAGTACTTCAACTCCTCTATCTCGGGGATAAATCATATCCGGATATGCAACGTCAACCTTTCCGAGACCAAGCAATGCCCTTTTTCTAATTCCCCGGTCTTCATAAGTTCCTACGTTACCAAAGGCATCAAAGGAAAGCTGCCCTACCGGATAGCTGGGCTTATTCTTGAGTTCAATGATCTGCGCTTTCAATGTGAAAGCGTCCTGATACATGAAGCTCATATCCAGTTTAAAGAGATCTTTCAGATCCTTCGCCAGAATAATTCCTTCTCCCATGCGAAGATTGTTAATTCTTTTCGGCATGGTGCCATTAAGCACCATGGGAAACGATGTGGTAGCTCCTCCTGATATGAGATCAAGCTTTCTCCCGATGGCTTCTTCGATCATCTCAGCATCTGCAATCAGTTCATTCATTTTTTCTGGAGTCGCAAGGATTGATCCATAACAGCCAAGATTGGTACCAATCCCGGAAAGATACAGACCATCCAGCTCTTTTTCAACCATCACCGCAGTATCTAATAGCTCCTTTTTGTCCCAGAAGCCTTCCCGAAGATCCCCCAGATCCACCATCAGGAGAACCTTATGTATCTTCCCCTGCTTCAAGGCTTCCTCATTGAGTGCCTTGAGAACCGTAACCTCGCTGTTGAGACTGATATCTGTCAGACGTACAGCCTCGGAGGCCTCACTCAGCATTGGCACGCGGATTAACATATAAGTCGCTTTAATCCCATAATCCATCGCAGCCTGAATCTGCTCCAAGCGGGAAGATGCAATAAAGTCCACTCCCGCATCGGCAAACTCTTTTGCTGCCTGAGGGATACCGGTAAAACCCTTGATCACTCCCGCAAGCCCGATACCTAGTTTTCCACAGCGCTCTACCGCCTGGTCGACGTTGTTTCTGAATTTTTTCAAATCAAGTTCAACCAAAGGGTACCTGATTTCTGAATTACTCATTTCTTTGTCACCTCTCACAGATATTTTAAATTGGGTTTTAGAAACAACACATGAATGGGTTGTTATTTTTTTCTATTGAATTCCTTTATTTGCATCGACAAAGCGTTTTATCTTCTTTCCTGTGGTCTTTTCGAACTCCTCCTTACGGATATCGATTTTTTTGATTCGCATGAAGAATGGAAGTTGGGTATTCAGCACATCGATCTCTTTCCAAATCAATGCAGCAACATCCTCTTCACTGTAGTTCTCACCCAAAGCTTCTTTGACCTCATCATAATCTGCCCTGATGCTGGCGAAAATCAGTGTTTCTCCCGTTTCCTCGCTATTCTTTCCCCATACCAGGCATTCCTGCACATATGGAATCTTGCCCAGATGGTTTTCAAGCTCTTCCGGATAAACATTCTTGCCGTTCTTTGTGATAATTACATTCTTAATCCGGCCCGTGATATGAACGAAGTTGTCCTTGTCAAGATAACCCAAATCTCCAGTATGGAACCATCCATCCCGGAGAACATCTGCTGTGGCTTCCGGATTATTGTAATAACCCAGCATAATGTTGCCGCCGCCGGCACAGATTTCCCCAATGCCAGTTTCCGGGTCTGGTTCATGAATTTTCAGGCGGAAGCCGGGAGGTGCATACCCTGCCGCATCGTTTTTGGGATACTGATCCGGATTTAACGCACAGATGGGTGCACACTCTGTCAGGCCGTAACCCTGAAGTGCATTGACCCCGAAATCACGGATTCCCTGCAGAACATCAGGGTCGATGGCTGCTCCGCCGCAGATCAAAACCTTCATTCTGCAGCCAAAGAGTGCCTGTATCTGTTTAAAGAAGATCGGCGCTAAATCAATGCCAATTTTCTTTGTCTTTTTATTGATGGCAATGACCTTCTTCAAGGTATTCGCCTTGCCTGATTTCTTTGCATTCTGCCATATTTTTTTATACAGACTCTCGAAGATCAATGGAACCCCTAAAAAGATCGTTGGTCTTGCCTCCGAGAGATTTTTGACAATATATTTTAATCCCTCGCAATAAGCGATGGATGCGCCTCGATATAAAGGCATCAGGAAGCCGCAGGTGCATTCGTACGTATGATGAATGGGAAGAACCGAGAAGAATACATCCTGTGGAGTAACCTCAAGCAGGGTCGGGGATGCCATCAGATCCTCAACAATGTTGCCGTGGGACAGCATAACTCCCTTGGCGATTCCCGTTGTACCAGAGGTAAACAGGATGATGCTCATAGAATCTCTTTCAATCTGCGCATCTACAAAATCTCTATTCCCATTATCTAAAAGAACTTTTCCTGCTTCGGTGATTTCCCTTAGCGAGAGCCGCTGCTCGTCACTGACGGCCGCATCCATATTGACCAGGAACTGGAGTCTCGTTTCTCCACGCTCCTTAATGCCCTGGAAAATCTTTTCATATTTCTGTGTGTAAATAATGCACTCTACATCTGCTTCCTTGATCAGCTGTTCAAGCTCAGAAGCTCCCAGTTCTTTGTCCAGCGGTACCACAACACCTGTTCCGCAGACAGCAGCCAGGTAGGAAATCGCCCATTCGTAACGATTGTCCCCAATGATGGAAATGCTTTTCCCCTTGAGCCCCATGGAGCAAAAAGCCGTTCCAAGAGCATCCACGTCTCTCTTTGCTTCTCTGTAGGTGATCCCGCGATAAGGGCCTCCCACCTTGTCCTTCACATGAAACGCAATGTTGTCACCATATAATTCAACGCTGGATTCGAGCATCTGTTTTAAATCTATGATCGGTCTGATATCCCGATAAAGGATATACTTATCCTTGCTGTTCTTAATATCTTCAACCCGCTTGACAGCATACTCCATTTCCTTTTCCTTCATTGCCTTATACTGGCTGGCATCCATTTTCCCATCCTCCTTTTAATCAGGTAGTGCAATTTTTCGATCTCTCTTGTGGAAGGAAGCGCTGCTTCATTCCGTGCACACATTTGAGCGGCTAATTTTCCGTCCATCTGAGCACACTCATCGTGTCAGCGTTTCCTAAACACGGTTTGCGGTATAACGCTTTATCTTTTTTGTAGTGGTTTTCTCAAACTCTTCTTCCCTTATATCAAACCGCTTCACACGCTTGTAAAGCGGCATATGTTCGTTGATTTCATCGATTTCTTTCTTGAGCAGCCGTTTCAGTTCTGCTTCGCTGATCTTCCCGAATTTCGCTTCCACTGCTGTAAAATCGGGGAAAATTTCAGCACATACGATGGTGTCTCCCGACTTTTCTTCATCAAGACCCCAAACGACAACTTCACTGATAAAGTCGCTCTTATTCAGATAGAATTCCACCTCTTCCGGGAAGATGTTTTTACCGTTTTTGGTTACGATTACATTCTTCTTTCTGCCAGAGATATATAAAAAACCATCCTTGTCAAAATAGCCATAATCACCGGTGTGAAGCCATCCATTTACAAGAACCTTTGCGGTTTCCTCCGGATTGTCATAATACCCCAGCATGACAGAATCACCCCTGCAAATGATTTCCCCAACGCCGTTCTCATCCTCTTCAATGATGCGAATTTCCGTGCCCGGCATGGGCAGTCCAACGGAAGCAGGCTTATAGTACCGATCCTTATTGACCGCTATGATCGGTGAATTTTCCGTCATCCCATAGCCCTGAAACATCGTAATTCCCATGGCGTTGAAATCCTCGACAACGGCGGGATCTATGGCTGCCGCACCTGAAATAAACACCTGCATGTGTCCCCCCATGGCTTGGTGCACTGCTTTAAATAGTTTCTTTGTTGATTTAATATTCAATTTACCAAGCTGCTTGGAAAGCTGTACCGCAGCCCGCATTT
This genomic window from Clostridiales bacterium contains:
- a CDS encoding long-chain fatty acid--CoA ligase; the encoded protein is MEYAVKRVEDIKNSKDKYILYRDIRPIIDLKQMLESSVELYGDNIAFHVKDKVGGPYRGITYREAKRDVDALGTAFCSMGLKGKSISIIGDNRYEWAISYLAAVCGTGVVVPLDKELGASELEQLIKEADVECIIYTQKYEKIFQGIKERGETRLQFLVNMDAAVSDEQRLSLREITEAGKVLLDNGNRDFVDAQIERDSMSIILFTSGTTGIAKGVMLSHGNIVEDLMASPTLLEVTPQDVFFSVLPIHHTYECTCGFLMPLYRGASIAYCEGLKYIVKNLSEARPTIFLGVPLIFESLYKKIWQNAKKSGKANTLKKVIAINKKTKKIGIDLAPIFFKQIQALFGCRMKVLICGGAAIDPDVLQGIRDFGVNALQGYGLTECAPICALNPDQYPKNDAAGYAPPGFRLKIHEPDPETGIGEICAGGGNIMLGYYNNPEATADVLRDGWFHTGDLGYLDKDNFVHITGRIKNVIITKNGKNVYPEELENHLGKIPYVQECLVWGKNSEETGETLIFASIRADYDEVKEALGENYSEEDVAALIWKEIDVLNTQLPFFMRIKKIDIRKEEFEKTTGKKIKRFVDANKGIQ